The window TGTTCTACAATGGTTCCTTTAATTTCTACGTTGTCAAGGTAAGGTTTCCCGACTAAAACTTTTCCATCGTCTGTTTTTACCATAAGGACTTTGTCAAGTTTGACTTCTTCTCCTTCACCTTTACCGACAACTCTTTCAGTGAAAAAGACTTTTCCTGGTTCAACACGAAACTGTTTTCCACCGCTTTCAACAATAGCGTACACAAAGTTCACCTCCTCAGTTTTTTTGAAATAAACAACCGCTGGAACATGTAGCCTTTTTTTGGCGTTTAAGACACGTTCCAGGCGACTATAACCTAAGATATTTTACCATTTTTGATGAATATTTATGAAAACATTCTGTTAATATTATTTTTCTCGACGTTAACACAAGTGGACTATAAGAAATTAGAGGTGTGTGAGAGAGATTGGTTATTAGGTGAAAAAATAAAAAATGAATTATGAATTTAGAATGAAAAGAGATTGTAGATAGATTTTTCTTTTTAGTTAAAAATTCAAAAATAATATATCTTATCAACTCAGATCACATTTTTCAAAATCTAAGAAATCCGCTCCTGATAGGTAGATTCTAAACAAATAATATTTAAAGTTTTTAATCTTTTGTTTTAGACAATGAAAAAGAAAATTGGTATAATAATCTTGATAATTCGCAAAGCTAAATAATAAAAGGGAGGAAAACAAGATGGAGTTATTGGGAGCAATATTTCACTTTTTTGCAGATTTTTTTAATGCTTTTGTAAAACCTCTTGCGCCTCATTTTATTGACAAATTAGGGATTGATAACAAAACATTTGCAAGCTTTATAGCTTTACTTGGTGGAATTACTTCTATATTTCAAGTATTTTTTGGCATGTATTTTGATAAAATAAAAAGAGATGGTATTTATATAACAATAATTGTTGTATTAGAAGTGTTTTTGGTATCATTTTTGGGTATTGTAAAATCAGCTATTTTATTTTTCTCTCTTGTAGTTGCTATTAGGCTTTTAAATTCTATGTTTCATCCTCTGGGTGCTAGCTTTGCAGGAAGGCGTTCTAAAGGAAAGCATGTTGCTTTATTTTCAGTTGCAGGAACATTAGGTGCTGGTATAGCACCGGTTTTTATAACATTTTATCAAGAAAAAATAGGAATTGAAAAACTATACTTTTTAACTTTATTTTTTATTCCATTTCTTTTACTTCTTTCATTCAGGATATTTAGTTATGAAAAACCAGTTGAAGCAAAGAAATTAAGTTTTAAAGGTGATATATTCAAACTTTG of the Thermosipho africanus Ob7 genome contains:
- the rplU gene encoding 50S ribosomal protein L21, which produces MYAIVESGGKQFRVEPGKVFFTERVVGKGEGEEVKLDKVLMVKTDDGKVLVGKPYLDNVEIKGTIVEHGRARKVIVGKFRPRKNYRRIKGHRQWYTAIKVEEIQVK
- a CDS encoding MFS transporter, with the translated sequence MELLGAIFHFFADFFNAFVKPLAPHFIDKLGIDNKTFASFIALLGGITSIFQVFFGMYFDKIKRDGIYITIIVVLEVFLVSFLGIVKSAILFFSLVVAIRLLNSMFHPLGASFAGRRSKGKHVALFSVAGTLGAGIAPVFITFYQEKIGIEKLYFLTLFFIPFLLLLSFRIFSYEKPVEAKKLSFKGDIFKLWPIFLIVASRSFSMDIFHTYIPIYMNEVGKSLIVGGSILTFGMMFGVFTNFFGTIVLEKTNDKFTNTIGFVGMGIFGLLFVFVPNLWLKVISFVLFDGFSFFTMSSNIVSAQKLLPNNKALASGISMGFSWAIGSFLSSGYAAIFGNNTIFMFLSASVFPLLTILIYNFGVKNN